Sequence from the Paenibacillus tundrae genome:
GGAATTATGTTTCTAATGTATGCACTTGGAGCTGTTGGTGCGGGAGATGTCAAGTTATTTGGCGGCATTGGAGCATGGACAGGGCTTATGTTTGGCATTCAAGTATTGGTCTATTCCATTTTGTATGCTGGCGCAATTGGATTGATCATCCTGTTGTTCCGCAGAGATTTTGCCAAACGAATTCGTGCCATGGCAAGTGGGCTTGCAGGCTTCTTCATGCTTGGTTCGCTCCAACTGGTTAGTCAAGATAAGACATTAAAGTTTCCGTTTATGCTGGCTGTTTTACCTGGGTTTATCAGTGTCTATGTGTACATGAATGCAATATAAATTGGATTAAATTTATCTAGTATAGGAAAGAGAGGATCGGTATGTATGGATTAACAAGGGATTTTATCCGCAACGGAGGAGCCTTTATGGTTCTGGAGAAACCGGGAGGCTTGAAAATGGAGAACCTGAGCCGAGTTCAGACGGGCATGCTCACTGCCAATTCGATTCCACGGTTACTACCAATCCACATTCGTGAAGTGGACAGCACGGTGACGTTACAGTATGACATCTCAGGCTACAAAATGCTGTCCCAGGTGCTGAAGTCGAGCAAGATTGAGATGGTTGTACTATATGGTTTATTGTATCAGCTTGCGGACACCTTTACTGAATGTCGCCAATATATGCTAGAGTCACGTAAATTGATGCTGCAAGAAGAATATATTTTCGTAAATGGATCGCTTGATCAGGGTGAGCTTGGTTTAGTCTACGTACCTCTCATGGATACGCCAGAAGTGGATTCTACACCTCTACATTTTCGTGAACTGGTCATTCGACTAATGGCACATACGAAGGAATTACAAGGACAAGGGATTCAGCGTGTGTTGCAGTTATGCGATACGGAACAATGGGATATTCAGAAATTACGAGAGTTGTTGATAGAGCTGTATGCAGATGAACAAAAAGGTTCAAATAACGCTAAGTTTCTATCTTCACGGTCAACTGGAGACGGGGGGGTCGTCGTTAAGGACACACAATTAACAGGTAATCCAGCTTTAGAAGAGGTTCGAATAGGTCAGCCACAATTGAGTAGTCGGGAGTCATACTCGCCGCAGCACGTACCGTATGAATCGGAACCTCAGCTCCATTGGCGTCAACAGTCTAAGACTCCTGAAGAAAAGGAGCTGGATATCGTGAACCGGGCAATGCCTAGCTCTTCAACTATACGTGCCCAACGAGATATACCACCTCAGTCTCGATTCGGTAATGAGCAATCATTGGCACGTTCGAATAACGCGTCAGTACAAGGTGATATGTATGATGAACCATTGGACGATGAAGCCGAGAAGAAAGCTGCCTCTTCCAAAGTAACTTATATCCTGTTGGGCTGTATGGTGGGCATGGCATTGGTATGGAGATTCATCTACATGGAGCAGCCAGGTGAGACACCAATGATCCTGTCTGCTGCATTGAGTGCTGTATTGCTTGCTATTGCGGCATGGGCATGGTTCAGCAAAGGAAAATTTAATACATCAAAACGCAACACGAAGCGCAACAATGCAGATCAGAAACAGAACTCATATTCTTTCTCGTCGGATTCCGATTCGAATGCTATGGAGACTTCGACCGATAAAAAATCTACCTTTTTTGGGTTAGGCAAGAAACGCCCTAAAGAAGAGGATGAGATGTTTCAGGAGAACTGGCGTTGGAACGCTCCAGCACCGGCAGTTGAACAAGCTTCCACTGCACCTGGTTACGTAGGTCAAGGTATGAACACTCGTTTTCAAGATTTACATACGGAAACGCATAATAATCTGACTCCGCAGGCTACACCTATCGCTCCATCAACTTCTGAATTAGCACGTTATCATGTGGCAACAGAGCCAACGGTTAATTTGCAGAATGTCGGAGGTGGGGAACAAGCACTAGCGGGCACAGCTACGCCTTCATATTATCTGGAACGCCGTTCAGCGACGGGTGAGCGTAATGAACGAATGGATGTAAGCGGAGCTTCGTTTGTGATCGGTAGATCAGCAGAGATGGTGCAGTGGGTCGATACAGCAACCGGTGTGTCCCGTGCTCATGTGGAATTGAGCCGGAACAAAACGGGCTATGTGATCAAGGATTTGGGGTCTGTCAATGGCACGATTCTTCAAGGCAATCCACTTGCCCCGTACAAAGAATACCCGTTGCAGGATGGAGATACGTTTACGTTAGCTGATTCAGCATATACCTATCGATCAGTCGGATAAGTCTCGATGCTTCAGGTCTTCTAACGCTTTAGTTAGTGTAGGGAATGTAAATTCGAACCCGTGATCTAGAGCTTTTTGAGGAATCACGCGCTGTCCTTGCAGCAGCACTACCGAGAGTTCACCTACCAAAGCCTTGATGAGGAACCCAGGTACGGGGAACCAATGCGGGCGATGGTACACCTTCCCGACAACGCGCCCAAACTCGTCATTTGTTACAGGGTTAGGCGATGACGCATTCACCGGCCCTGAGATGTCTTTGTTCTGGATCGTAAATTCAATAAGCCGCACGATATCCATAATGTGGATCCAACTGGTCCACTGCTTGCCGCTGCCGATTCTACCTCCAACCCCTAACATGTATGGCAATTTCATGAGGGGGAAAGCTCCTCTTTTATGACCGAGGACAAGACTTACC
This genomic interval carries:
- a CDS encoding A24 family peptidase, giving the protein MTWFSMICGIYVLAAFVTDVRSMKIPNRLTLPVTAAGLLAHTIWQGWEGFIFSVTGFGVCFGIMFLMYALGAVGAGDVKLFGGIGAWTGLMFGIQVLVYSILYAGAIGLIILLFRRDFAKRIRAMASGLAGFFMLGSLQLVSQDKTLKFPFMLAVLPGFISVYVYMNAI
- a CDS encoding DUF6382 domain-containing protein; the protein is MVLEKPGGLKMENLSRVQTGMLTANSIPRLLPIHIREVDSTVTLQYDISGYKMLSQVLKSSKIEMVVLYGLLYQLADTFTECRQYMLESRKLMLQEEYIFVNGSLDQGELGLVYVPLMDTPEVDSTPLHFRELVIRLMAHTKELQGQGIQRVLQLCDTEQWDIQKLRELLIELYADEQKGSNNAKFLSSRSTGDGGVVVKDTQLTGNPALEEVRIGQPQLSSRESYSPQHVPYESEPQLHWRQQSKTPEEKELDIVNRAMPSSSTIRAQRDIPPQSRFGNEQSLARSNNASVQGDMYDEPLDDEAEKKAASSKVTYILLGCMVGMALVWRFIYMEQPGETPMILSAALSAVLLAIAAWAWFSKGKFNTSKRNTKRNNADQKQNSYSFSSDSDSNAMETSTDKKSTFFGLGKKRPKEEDEMFQENWRWNAPAPAVEQASTAPGYVGQGMNTRFQDLHTETHNNLTPQATPIAPSTSELARYHVATEPTVNLQNVGGGEQALAGTATPSYYLERRSATGERNERMDVSGASFVIGRSAEMVQWVDTATGVSRAHVELSRNKTGYVIKDLGSVNGTILQGNPLAPYKEYPLQDGDTFTLADSAYTYRSVG